The proteins below come from a single Eucalyptus grandis isolate ANBG69807.140 chromosome 3, ASM1654582v1, whole genome shotgun sequence genomic window:
- the LOC104437029 gene encoding ankyrin repeat-containing protein BDA1 isoform X2 — protein MASDLHIAAVKGNVPSLLELLAKDKLLLDRIVPGNQIETPLHIAALLGHLDFVEEVLARKAELAKEKDSLGSTPLHLASTKGHLNIVVSLLRVDPDLCFFCDNYERNPLHIAAIKGHVDVLEYLVRVRPDAARRAAENGQTIMHLCVTYNRLDALRLLIDILGGDLINSRDVHGNTILHLAGADGDTKTMLFLTNKGVKPNIKNSKGFTALDLLAQSESEERKRKWQNNMQKTLMVVATLLATMTYQAGITPPGGLWEGDSDDAKSLEDYASSPKSYAGESVMAFQHWEMYQVFLTCNTISFIASLSIMMLFISGLPLKRHRITTWLVMLTMWVAITFAAATYAISISEQDSSSNASGYVVLAWIGLMAILFLCHFIRLIVKLVRKVRGCICQVAHMIANAFSPAGTA, from the exons ATGGCGTCCGACCTCCACATAGCCGCTGTAAAAGGGAATGTGCCTTCTTTGCTTGAATTGCTCGCAAAAGATAAGCTGCTTCTCGATAGAATCGTGCCTGGGAATCAAATTGAGACTCCTTTGCACATTGCAGCTTTGCTCGGACACTTGGATTTCGTGGAAGAGGTCCTAGCTCGAAAGGCCGAGCTGGCAAAAGAGAAAGATTCTCTGGGATCGACCCCTCTTCATCTCGCATCCACAAAAGGGCACCTTAACATAGTGGTAAGCTTGTTAAGAGTCGACCctgatttatgttttttttgtgacaattaTGAAAGAAACCCTCTTCATATTGCGGCCATTAAAGGCCATGTGGATGTGTTGGAATACTTAGTTCGAGTGAGACCTGATGCAGCTCGTCGTGCTGCGGAAAATGGCCAGACAATTATGCATTTATGCGTGACTTATAATAGACTAGATGCTTTGAGACTTTTGATAGATATCTTAGGCGGAGATCTCATCAACTCGAGGGATGTACATGGCAACACGATTTTGCATTTGGCTGGTGCAGATGGAGATACTAAG ACTATGCTCTTCCTGACTAATAAAGGAGTTAAACCAAACATTAAGAACTCCAAAGGTTTCACAGCACTCGACCTATTAGCACAAA GTGAAAgcgaggaaagaaagagaaagtggcAAAACAATATGCAGAAGACGCTAATGGTGGTAGCGACATTGCTAGCTACCATGACATACCAAGCCGGTATTACCCCACCTGGCGGCCTTTGGGAAGGAGACTCGGATGATGCAAAGAGTTTAGAAGATTATGCAAGCAGTCCAAAAAGTTATGCGGGTGAATCTGTAATGGCATTTCAGCACTGGGAAATGTACCAGGTTTTCTTAACTTGTAACACGATAAGCTTCATCGCATCGCTTAGCATCATGATGCTCTTCATAAGTGGTCTTCCTCTAAAGCGGCATCGGATCACCACGTGGCTTGTAATGCTGACTATGTGGGTTGCGATAACCTTTGCGGCAGCAACTTATGCCATCTCCATATCTGAACAGGATTCTTCCAGTAATGCAAGTGGATATGTAGTGCTTGCATGGATTGGATTGATGGCTATTCTTTTCCTGTGCCACTTTATTCGTTTAATCGTGAAATTGGTGCGCAAGGTTCGAGGATGCATCTGCCAAGTAGCACATATGATTGCAAATGCATTTAGTCCAGCAGGAACGGCCTGA
- the LOC104437029 gene encoding ankyrin repeat-containing protein BDA1 isoform X1 — MASDLHIAAVKGNVPSLLELLAKDKLLLDRIVPGNQIETPLHIAALLGHLDFVEEVLARKAELAKEKDSLGSTPLHLASTKGHLNIVVSLLRVDPDLCFFCDNYERNPLHIAAIKGHVDVLEYLVRVRPDAARRAAENGQTIMHLCVTYNRLDALRLLIDILGGDLINSRDVHGNTILHLAGADGDTKTMLFLTNKGVKPNIKNSKGFTALDLLAQSEREKRNLLAQSESEERKRKWQNNMQKTLMVVATLLATMTYQAGITPPGGLWEGDSDDAKSLEDYASSPKSYAGESVMAFQHWEMYQVFLTCNTISFIASLSIMMLFISGLPLKRHRITTWLVMLTMWVAITFAAATYAISISEQDSSSNASGYVVLAWIGLMAILFLCHFIRLIVKLVRKVRGCICQVAHMIANAFSPAGTA; from the exons ATGGCGTCCGACCTCCACATAGCCGCTGTAAAAGGGAATGTGCCTTCTTTGCTTGAATTGCTCGCAAAAGATAAGCTGCTTCTCGATAGAATCGTGCCTGGGAATCAAATTGAGACTCCTTTGCACATTGCAGCTTTGCTCGGACACTTGGATTTCGTGGAAGAGGTCCTAGCTCGAAAGGCCGAGCTGGCAAAAGAGAAAGATTCTCTGGGATCGACCCCTCTTCATCTCGCATCCACAAAAGGGCACCTTAACATAGTGGTAAGCTTGTTAAGAGTCGACCctgatttatgttttttttgtgacaattaTGAAAGAAACCCTCTTCATATTGCGGCCATTAAAGGCCATGTGGATGTGTTGGAATACTTAGTTCGAGTGAGACCTGATGCAGCTCGTCGTGCTGCGGAAAATGGCCAGACAATTATGCATTTATGCGTGACTTATAATAGACTAGATGCTTTGAGACTTTTGATAGATATCTTAGGCGGAGATCTCATCAACTCGAGGGATGTACATGGCAACACGATTTTGCATTTGGCTGGTGCAGATGGAGATACTAAG ACTATGCTCTTCCTGACTAATAAAGGAGTTAAACCAAACATTAAGAACTCCAAAGGTTTCACAGCACTCGACCTATTAGCACAAAgtgaaagggagaaaagaaaccTATTAGCACAAAGTGAAAgcgaggaaagaaagagaaagtggcAAAACAATATGCAGAAGACGCTAATGGTGGTAGCGACATTGCTAGCTACCATGACATACCAAGCCGGTATTACCCCACCTGGCGGCCTTTGGGAAGGAGACTCGGATGATGCAAAGAGTTTAGAAGATTATGCAAGCAGTCCAAAAAGTTATGCGGGTGAATCTGTAATGGCATTTCAGCACTGGGAAATGTACCAGGTTTTCTTAACTTGTAACACGATAAGCTTCATCGCATCGCTTAGCATCATGATGCTCTTCATAAGTGGTCTTCCTCTAAAGCGGCATCGGATCACCACGTGGCTTGTAATGCTGACTATGTGGGTTGCGATAACCTTTGCGGCAGCAACTTATGCCATCTCCATATCTGAACAGGATTCTTCCAGTAATGCAAGTGGATATGTAGTGCTTGCATGGATTGGATTGATGGCTATTCTTTTCCTGTGCCACTTTATTCGTTTAATCGTGAAATTGGTGCGCAAGGTTCGAGGATGCATCTGCCAAGTAGCACATATGATTGCAAATGCATTTAGTCCAGCAGGAACGGCCTGA